The sequence CCGAGGCTTCTGCGTATCGGCTACAGGAGGTCGGGGCGAGGACGGTGGTGGGTTCGACGTTCGGGAGTCAAGCCCCCGAAGCCGTTCGTGGAGTTCGATAATGTCCCGCTCCAGACTGATGATCTGGTTGCGCAGTCGTTGCTGAGCTTCGTCGGACTCCTGCCGGTAGCGATCGAGTTCGTGGTAGCGCTCGTCGGCGATGTCGCGCGCTTCGGCGAGATCCACACGTGTCCGGGACTCGCGCTGCTCAAGCTCCTCATACTCGCGCTTCTTCTGCTCAAGAGCCGCTTGGCTGAAGTTCGCCTCTTCATGTGCATTGCGTACGCGTCGCTCAAGCGATTCAGCAGTCTCTTCGGCGGTACGGACACGCTCCTGAAGCGTGGCGACCAACCCGTCGAGTTCCTGCTTCGTTTGACGGATGAGGTCGTGAGCCGACTCAAGGGTGCTGTAGTCCTTCTGGAGTGAGTCGAGTTGACCCTGAAGGCTGGCAGCTTGATCACGAAGCCGGGCGGAGAGCTCCTCACCGCGTTCGAAACTGTCCTGGAGCCGTGCGAGTTCTTCTTGCAGCAGCAGGACACGAGTGGTGGGGTCACGAGCCTCTTCCGGTGAGGAGATCGCGTCTTCCACCGTCGCCCCATTGACGATCAGCCTGCCGGCATAGCGAGGCGGTCTTTCCTGGTGCACCGAGTAGTAGATGCCGGCAAGGCGTTCGACCTGGTGCTCGCGCCAGCTCTCTTCGGCGTCATCCGGGGCGCAGTGATCGAGAACCCATTCAACGAGCTGCCATCTGGGCCTGCCGTCGAGCTGACGAGCGATCGTCTTGTACGGATCTGGGCTCTCGGTAGCTTCCTGGACCTTGTCCGCTAGGCGCCGCATTGAGCCGTACTCCTTGCCATGCCGGCTCTCCATGAGCTCGCGGAGCGCCTTACTCAAGGGATTCGCGGGCTGCCTCAGGGTGCTCACGGATCGTATCTTTTCAGGGGTGATCCGGGTGGAGGCAGTCAACTTCCGGCTACAAGGAAATGTTTGGGCGCACCGATTGGCACATAACGGACAACATCCGTCCTCTGTGGAAGTTGAAACCGGCGAGGGCTGGTGGGCTAGACGGCAGGAGCCACTTCCCGGCGAAGGGAAGTGAGTCTTTTTCAAATTTCCCGGACATGGGAAATTTGGTCTTCATGATCACGTGATGGGATCGCTGACAACGAGGGGGGATCGCTGACAACGAGTGTTCTGACAGGTCAGTGAGGAGACCCAAGCGAAATTCTCGATCATCCAACTGCGGGGAACTTCCGATCCATCCGGCCGGGCGTCGGGAAGTTTGCATCCGCGAACTTTCACGTCTTCTGGAGATCCACTCGGACGTGGTGCCATTTCTACGCTGACGCAACCACGTCGGCAAGGCTCAGGGGCGTCTACCGCTTCGCGCTCACGATCGAGGTAGACGCCCCTGCTGGAATCCCGAGGGGGAACCCACATGGCGAGTATGACCGAACCACCGGCCGGCACAGAAGACCTGGCGCCTTGCGACTCGAGGTCGAGTCAGAACACGCCGGTCCAGCGCAGCAGCGGCACCTGGACCGGGGTTGCCGCTGTCGTTCTGGTGCTCGGCGGTGCTGCCGGGCTCCTGCTGACCGGTCACACCCTGCAGGAATCGCTGATCGGTGCGGGGGGTCTCGCCCTCATCGGCGGCCAGGTCGCGCGGCGCATCGTCGCCGACGCCGGTCCGCTGCCGACGATCGTCGTGGCATTCGCCGTCACCGCGTTCGGCGCGGTGATCCATCTGCAGGGTGCCATTCTCACGGAGGCCGTTGCGGGCGCTGGCATCGGCGGCTTCGCCGCTGGCGAGATCGCCGCCCGCATGTTCGGCACCGATCCGCGACCGCAGCGGAGGGTGTAGCGCCGATGATCACCGGGTCGGCTTCGTCCCTTGCGCTGTCGCACCGCAGCGGAGTGCCGGAGCCGACCGCGGCCCACCTTCTAAAGCTATCGTTGCCGACCCAAGTGGACCTGATCGGCTTTCGAAGAGCCGCGCCGGGTCTCCGCGTCGCGCTGTACATCGGCCCGAGGTCGTGCAACGGTACGGCGGGCACCATGATCATGGCGTGCTGCTGCTTGGCAAGGCGGTCGTGGCCACCGGTGACGCCAACGTGGCCGCACCGGTGGCCACGACGATGAACGGCAGCGGCGGGACATCCGTGAAGGGACGGCCCGCCGCTGGTCGTCAGTGGGTTAGTGCCAGGTGTGCGCTGGCGAGCGGAACCCCGAGGATACGAGCCACCCTCGCGACCTTGCTCGTTGCCTTCCCTGATCACGCCCGGTATTGCCGGTCGCGATCAGCCAGGTGGCGGTGCTACTGGCGTATGCTCTGCGGTATGACCAAACCGGTGAGGAAGCTGTCGATCTCCGTCCCGCCCGACGTCGCCGAACGCCTGGAGCAGGAGCCCAACGCCTCTGCCTACATCACCCAGGCCGTCCGTGACCGGATGCGCTTGGACGCCCTCGACGCCGAGCTGGCCCACGCCGGCATCGAGATCACTGAGCGGGGTGTGGCCGCCGCTCGCGCCCGCCGCGCCGCCGTCGAGGCCGAATGGCCGCCGGAGCGTCGCCAGGAGGTCCGCGAGCGCGTGCGCCAGCACATGCGCGACGAGGCCGCTGGCGCCGCCGGCGCTCTCGACGAGCCGGCCGCGTGAGCACCGAAGACGAGGACCGGCCGGTCCGGCTGCTGCTGGACCGCTCCGCGCTGCTGGCCTACGTCGCCGGATCGGTGCACGCCGCCGAACCGCTGCACGAGGTCATCGCCGACCGCAACCGCTTCGGCGTCACCGCCGTAACCGCCGCCGAAACCCTCGCGCTGGTCGACGACCCGAAAGACCGCGTCACCCTCCACCGGCTCTTGACCCTCGACGCCTGCGCCGTCCTGCCCACCGACGGGCACACCTGGCACGAACTGAGCTACTGGCGCGCGTTCACTGGCCGCGTCGACCTGGCCTCCACCATCATGGCCAGCTTCGAATACGACGCGGCGATCCTCACCCGCGAGGACCGTTACGGCGACGGCGACCTGCCCGTGATACTCATGCCGGACTAGCCGGGGCCGAGCAGGTCCCAGCGATTGCCGGCGATGTCGAGGAAGACGGCGACCCGCCCGTACGGCTCGGTGCGCGGCGGTCGCACGAACTCGACCCCCGCGTCGACCATCCGCCGGTGCACCGCGTCGAAGTCGTCGACCTGGAGGAAGAAGCCGACCCGGCCGGCGACCTGGTCGCCGACCGCGCGCTCCTGGCGCTCGGAGTCGGCGCGGGCGAGCAGCAGGCCGGTCTGCGCCCCGGGCGGGCGGACGACGACCCAGCGCTTGGGGCGCCCGTCGGTGGTCAGCGAGGGGGAGTCCTCGATCAGGTCGAAGCCGAGCACCTCGGTGAAGAAGGCGATCGCCGGGTCGTACTCGGCGACGACGACGGTGACGAGATCGACGTGCACTGGGCTCAGCCGAGCAGGGTGGGCAGCCGACGCTCGACCACCGGGAGGACGTCGGCAACGCTGACCGGTCGGCCCAGCTCGGCGGTGAGCGAGGTGACGCCCGCGTCGCGGATGCCGCAGGGCACGATCCGGTCGAAGTACGTCAGGTCGCAGTCGCAGTTGATCGAGAAGCCGTGCAGGGTCACCCCACGGGCGACCCGGATGCCGATGGCGGCCACCTTGCGGGCCGGACCCCGGTCGTCCTCGGGTACCCAGACGCCGCTGCGCCCCTCGACCCGGCCGGCGGCCAGCCCGAACTCGGCGCAGACGTCGATCAGCAGCTGCTCGGTGCGGCGCACGTAGGCGACCACGTCCACCGGGTCCGGCAGGCGCAGGATCGGGTAGCCGACGAGCTGGCCCGGCCCGTGCCAAGTGATCTTGCCGCCCCGGTCCACGTCGACGACCGGGGTGCCGTCCATCGGGCGGTCCCACGGCTCGGTGCGCTTGCCGGCGGTGTAGACGCTCGGGTGCTCCAGCAGCAGCACGGTGTCGCGCTCGCCCGCCACCACCGACTCGTGGAGGCGGCGCTGTTCGTCCCAGGCGGCCTGGTAGTCGAGCAGGCCGGCGCGGACGGCCGTCAGGCCGGAAGTCGTCGCGGTCACCTCACAAGCCTAGACCCGCACCCGGGGCTCACCGGGGGTGAGCCTCGTCGCGTCGGGCGGCGGGAACCTCCCAGAGCCAGACGTCGTCGACCCGCCGCGGCGGGCCGAGCAGGGCCGTCGCGGTACGGCGCAGGGCGTCCTCGTCGAGGTCGTACTTGGCCCCGTGCACCTCGTCCGGCAACACCACCGCCTCGACGCCCCAGTACCGCAGGTCGGCCAGGCAGAGCTGGATGCTGCCCTCGGTGACGATCGGCACCAGGCCGGTGCGGCCGGCCTGGTCCATCAGCGTGTCGAAGGTGCGCGGCGGCGGGCCGATCCGGCCCCGGCCGTCCGGGCCGCCGGGGCCGAGGAAGAAGCCGGCCGGGATGCGGAACTCGCCCTGCCGGTGCGCCAGCGCGTACGCCTGCCAGCGCTGCCCGTCCGGCGTCACGTCCAGGGTCAGCGGCAGCGGGGTGAGCACCCCGCCGGGCGAGACGTGCTGCCGCCAGGTCCCGGCCGTGATGAACTCCGGCACCGGCGGTCGGGCGCTGGTCGCCAGCGGCGTGGGCAGCAGCGGCACCAGCGCGGCCGCGAAGCCGACAGCCCACGCCGTCGCCACGCGCCGTCGCCGGGGCGGTTCGCCCCGGAGCTGGTCGACGGTGTACGCCAGCAGCAGGCCGATCACCGGCGCGACCACCAGCGCCAGCCGGGACGGCAGCGCGGCGTTGACCACCGGCAGCCCGTCCAGCAGGCCGAACGGCAGCAGCTGGTCGGTGCGCCGCCCGTCCCACTTCGCCAGCGACCCCCAGGACAGCACCGAGAAGAGCGCGGCGGTGACGCCCAGCGCGGCCAGCGTGGCCCGGCGGCCCGCATCGGCCC comes from Micromonospora purpureochromogenes and encodes:
- a CDS encoding VOC family protein, which codes for MHVDLVTVVVAEYDPAIAFFTEVLGFDLIEDSPSLTTDGRPKRWVVVRPPGAQTGLLLARADSERQERAVGDQVAGRVGFFLQVDDFDAVHRRMVDAGVEFVRPPRTEPYGRVAVFLDIAGNRWDLLGPG
- the lipB gene encoding lipoyl(octanoyl) transferase LipB; translation: MTATTSGLTAVRAGLLDYQAAWDEQRRLHESVVAGERDTVLLLEHPSVYTAGKRTEPWDRPMDGTPVVDVDRGGKITWHGPGQLVGYPILRLPDPVDVVAYVRRTEQLLIDVCAEFGLAAGRVEGRSGVWVPEDDRGPARKVAAIGIRVARGVTLHGFSINCDCDLTYFDRIVPCGIRDAGVTSLTAELGRPVSVADVLPVVERRLPTLLG